The following are encoded together in the Weissella soli genome:
- a CDS encoding ABC transporter ATP-binding protein produces MVEKVLEVKDLKINFNTYGGKVQAIRDISFDLYKGETLAIVGESGSGKSVTTRAIMGLLANNSEIEQGSITFKGQNLIGLTEHEWTKIRGFDIAMIFQDPMTSLDPTMKIGQQIAEPLIKHRGLSKKQAWAKALDMMKLVGIPNAEAHIKDYPHQFSGGMRQRIVIAIALIANPTILIADEPTTALDVTIQAQILHIMKKLQAEIDTSIIFITHDLGVVAGIANRVAVMYAGQIVEIGTTDEVFNFPQHPYTWGLLNSMPTIETEKGELEAIPGTPPDLLEPPKGDPFAARNKFALEVDEKMKPPFFKLSDTHFAATWLLDERAPEVEPPLEVRKRWAKYQAKHPEADRRKAVAVEFNAVLGSEDNL; encoded by the coding sequence GTGGTAGAAAAAGTTCTTGAGGTCAAAGACCTAAAAATTAATTTCAATACCTATGGCGGTAAGGTGCAAGCCATCCGTGACATTTCTTTTGATTTGTATAAGGGTGAAACATTAGCGATTGTTGGTGAATCAGGTTCTGGTAAGTCGGTCACGACACGTGCCATTATGGGCTTGTTGGCTAACAATTCTGAAATCGAGCAAGGATCAATCACTTTCAAGGGGCAGAACTTGATCGGATTGACAGAACATGAGTGGACGAAGATTCGTGGCTTTGATATTGCGATGATTTTCCAAGATCCAATGACTTCACTTGATCCAACGATGAAGATTGGTCAACAGATTGCGGAACCATTGATTAAGCACCGTGGTCTTTCAAAGAAGCAAGCTTGGGCGAAGGCCCTTGATATGATGAAGTTGGTCGGCATTCCAAACGCGGAAGCCCACATCAAAGATTACCCACACCAGTTTTCTGGTGGTATGCGGCAACGTATTGTGATTGCGATTGCCTTGATTGCCAATCCAACGATCTTGATTGCTGATGAACCAACGACTGCTTTGGACGTAACTATTCAAGCACAGATTTTGCACATCATGAAGAAATTGCAAGCTGAAATTGACACATCCATTATCTTTATTACGCACGACCTGGGTGTTGTGGCGGGTATTGCTAATCGAGTGGCTGTTATGTATGCTGGTCAAATTGTTGAAATTGGGACCACTGACGAAGTCTTTAATTTCCCACAACACCCATACACATGGGGCTTGTTGAATTCAATGCCAACCATTGAGACTGAAAAGGGCGAATTGGAAGCAATTCCTGGTACGCCACCGGACTTGTTGGAGCCACCAAAGGGTGATCCCTTTGCCGCTCGTAATAAGTTTGCCTTGGAAGTTGATGAAAAGATGAAACCACCCTTCTTTAAGTTGTCAGACACACACTTCGCCGCAACTTGGTTGTTGGATGAACGTGCGCCTGAAGTCGAGCCTCCGTTGGAAGTTCGTAAGCGTTGGGCAAAGTATCAAGCAAAGCACCCAGAAGCTGATCGTCGCAAGGCGGTTGCGGTTGAGTTTAACGCAGTGCTAGGATCGGAGGATAACCTCTAA
- a CDS encoding ABC transporter ATP-binding protein, producing MAEAKKLVQIKNLDIVFNPGRRNETKAVQNASFDIYEGETFGLVGESGSGKTTIGRTIMKLYDPVAGEIDFEGTDITKLKKKSDLTHFRQNVQMIFQDPQASLNLRMKVKDIIAEGIDVNHLAKDDADRTAQVERLLDLVGLNKDHINRYPHEFSGGQRQRIGIARALAVQPKFIIADEPISALDVSIQAQVVNLLKQLQKDQGLTYLFIAHDLSMVKYISDRIGVMHWGKMLEIGPAEEVYNQPLHDYTRSLLSAIPVPDPEIELARVPIDYDPVAELNGAERDMVEIVPGHFVWASKEEIPMYQERAVEMGLL from the coding sequence ATGGCAGAAGCAAAGAAATTAGTACAAATTAAAAACTTGGATATTGTTTTTAATCCGGGGCGTCGCAACGAAACGAAAGCCGTTCAAAATGCATCTTTTGATATTTATGAAGGTGAAACGTTTGGTCTTGTTGGTGAGTCTGGTTCAGGAAAGACGACCATTGGTCGGACAATCATGAAACTTTACGATCCCGTTGCCGGTGAAATCGATTTTGAAGGAACTGATATCACGAAGCTGAAGAAGAAGAGTGATCTCACACACTTCCGCCAAAATGTCCAAATGATTTTTCAAGATCCCCAAGCTTCATTGAATCTACGGATGAAGGTCAAAGATATCATTGCTGAAGGAATTGATGTTAACCACTTGGCTAAGGACGATGCAGATCGGACGGCCCAAGTTGAACGTTTGCTTGACCTCGTTGGGTTAAACAAAGACCATATCAACCGTTATCCGCATGAGTTCTCGGGTGGTCAACGGCAACGTATTGGAATTGCACGTGCTTTGGCCGTGCAACCAAAATTCATCATTGCTGATGAGCCAATCTCTGCCTTGGACGTTTCGATTCAAGCGCAGGTGGTTAACTTGTTGAAGCAACTGCAAAAAGATCAGGGCCTCACGTATTTGTTTATCGCCCACGACTTGTCGATGGTGAAGTACATCTCTGATCGGATTGGCGTGATGCACTGGGGTAAGATGCTTGAAATCGGACCGGCTGAAGAAGTTTATAATCAACCTTTGCATGATTACACACGTTCATTGTTGAGTGCCATTCCGGTACCGGATCCTGAAATTGAATTGGCACGCGTGCCGATCGATTATGATCCAGTCGCTGAATTAAACGGTGCTGAGCGTGACATGGTCGAAATTGTCCCAGGACACTTTGTCTGGGCTTCAAAGGAAGAAATTCCAATGTACCAAGAGCGTGCCGTTGAAATGGGCTTGCTATAA
- a CDS encoding cation:proton antiporter: protein MQIIFLLLISIVLGWVTKKLGFATVVGQLLAGVIIGPALLGLVHESHLLHLLSEAGVWLLMYNAGLETDVGELRQNFRAANAVAVMGVLVPLITFPMAALWLGYGLTHAIFWGIVFAATSISITIAVLSEQNKLGSKVGTVILGAAVLDDIMALILVTVFSLFVGGGSLGITSLMPIIIFGLGLLSRQFVFSGQVLHYTELIGNWSVFPLFFGSIGLAVTFDGIEKTWPIIIVMSLLAVASKFMGAGLGAKLVKLNRHESRAIGAGMISRGEMALIIAQIGVGAHILSAGVFSEFVLVIMIATIVAPLLMRPLFAKI, encoded by the coding sequence ATGCAAATTATATTTTTACTGTTGATTAGTATTGTCCTTGGTTGGGTGACTAAAAAGTTGGGTTTTGCAACGGTGGTGGGTCAGCTATTGGCTGGTGTGATTATTGGGCCAGCCCTGTTGGGACTCGTACATGAATCACACCTGTTACACCTGTTATCCGAGGCGGGAGTTTGGTTGTTAATGTACAATGCCGGCTTGGAAACTGATGTTGGCGAACTACGGCAGAATTTTAGGGCGGCCAATGCGGTTGCCGTGATGGGGGTGTTGGTGCCATTAATCACGTTTCCGATGGCGGCGCTTTGGCTCGGCTATGGGCTCACCCATGCAATCTTTTGGGGAATTGTCTTTGCGGCAACCTCCATTTCAATCACGATTGCGGTCCTGAGTGAACAAAATAAACTCGGTTCTAAAGTGGGCACAGTGATTCTTGGCGCGGCTGTCTTAGATGATATTATGGCGTTGATCTTAGTGACAGTGTTTTCACTCTTCGTTGGTGGTGGTAGCTTGGGCATCACCTCGTTAATGCCCATTATCATCTTTGGTCTCGGATTGTTAAGTCGGCAATTTGTCTTCTCAGGTCAAGTGCTGCACTATACCGAGCTGATTGGGAATTGGAGTGTCTTCCCATTGTTCTTTGGATCAATTGGCTTAGCGGTGACTTTCGACGGGATTGAAAAGACTTGGCCCATCATCATTGTAATGTCGTTGCTAGCGGTTGCCTCGAAATTTATGGGCGCCGGGTTAGGGGCGAAGCTGGTTAAACTCAATCGGCATGAAAGTCGGGCGATCGGGGCAGGCATGATCTCACGGGGTGAAATGGCTCTGATTATTGCGCAAATTGGTGTGGGTGCCCATATTTTGTCGGCCGGTGTCTTTAGTGAATTTGTATTGGTGATTATGATTGCCACGATTGTTGCCCCCTTACTCATGCGTCCTTTGTTCGCCAAGATATAA
- a CDS encoding DUF805 domain-containing protein — MVSMGKAFKLFWKNYVNFTGASTRAEYWWVQLWGIIAAVVWVVGLIPIMALVGDTEVATMANADTAAKMVAAMYKLVMQPSSLLLMFWMVIGLVGVVLVLIPGLALEIRRYRDAGLATWAIWTVWGLSLIGGWLSDSSSNSLMWHLLVGFTGLFAFISFMLTLMPTNFLAKVPGIGHGQMIQHTDNQVKQPKSFTIMNNSDDEL; from the coding sequence ATGGTATCGATGGGCAAAGCATTTAAGTTGTTTTGGAAAAATTATGTAAACTTTACCGGGGCGTCAACCCGCGCTGAATACTGGTGGGTACAATTATGGGGCATCATTGCCGCCGTTGTCTGGGTGGTTGGCTTGATACCTATCATGGCACTGGTCGGTGATACGGAAGTGGCGACGATGGCTAATGCCGACACCGCTGCGAAAATGGTTGCAGCGATGTACAAATTAGTCATGCAGCCAAGTAGCCTCCTGTTAATGTTTTGGATGGTGATTGGTTTAGTGGGTGTCGTATTAGTCTTAATTCCGGGCTTAGCCTTAGAGATTCGACGCTACCGTGATGCTGGGCTGGCGACATGGGCTATCTGGACAGTCTGGGGTTTGAGCTTGATTGGTGGTTGGCTGAGTGACAGTAGTAGTAATAGCCTCATGTGGCATCTGCTGGTTGGCTTTACCGGGTTGTTTGCCTTCATTAGTTTCATGTTGACCTTGATGCCAACTAATTTTTTGGCAAAAGTGCCAGGGATTGGCCATGGCCAGATGATTCAACATACTGATAACCAAGTAAAGCAGCCCAAAAGCTTCACCATTATGAATAATAGTGATGATGAATTGTGA
- a CDS encoding DHH family phosphoesterase yields the protein MFNHNMTFGTLPAFFKNRQLAVMAIFVSFMALIGTIIAFWLSWIVGVLWVLLVVIAMFVFFDTLRRIGRDTEHYIASLSYRINRGEQEAVIQMPVGVLLFNENYEIDWVNPYLQQFLADTNLVNKQLSVANDVLARIVMGWNTEEQQTRLAWLGRQFEVQVQPELHAIYLMDVTETSKVVKAYEDGQLVIGIISLDNYDEVTERMSDSEISALRSYATSAITDWMMAHDIYVRSLAADRFLMIGYREGLRQAENDKFNLLNEIREATSAQNTPLTLSIGISYHEDTIEAIAQGAQTQLDLALGRGGDQVVVKGSQADARFYGGNTNPMAKRTRVRARVISQALTELMTQADNVMVVGHQRADMDSIGAALGVRRLARMVGMDAWVVTNNDVAKMHADMQQLHQELMNEPRDAEALINEEAALNLVTPNTLLVLVDHSKPSITESPALLELLPDRLVIIDHHRRGEEFPENSLLTYIESYASSTSELVTELFEYQPRKAQGLSRIEATTLLAGIQLDTKSFTLRAGTRTFDAASYLRSVGADGNLIQNFMKDTMADYRDKSHLIEMVKMHGDAAIVVAEDDVIYDSVVVAQAADALLQIIGVACSFVIARRDAETVAISARSTGTKSVQIIMEQMGGGGHLSNAATQVKDQTTTEVAETLRELLTASREEVE from the coding sequence ATGTTTAATCACAATATGACATTTGGGACACTTCCAGCGTTCTTCAAGAATCGTCAGCTTGCCGTGATGGCTATTTTTGTCTCATTTATGGCCTTGATCGGGACGATCATTGCCTTTTGGTTGAGTTGGATTGTTGGTGTTTTATGGGTACTGCTGGTTGTCATTGCCATGTTTGTGTTCTTTGATACGTTGCGCCGCATTGGTCGTGATACGGAACATTATATTGCTAGTTTGTCATACCGGATTAATCGCGGTGAACAAGAAGCAGTGATTCAAATGCCTGTCGGGGTATTACTATTTAATGAGAACTATGAAATTGACTGGGTTAACCCTTATTTGCAACAATTTTTAGCCGATACCAATCTAGTTAACAAGCAATTGAGTGTCGCCAATGATGTGTTGGCACGCATTGTTATGGGTTGGAATACTGAGGAACAACAAACACGATTAGCTTGGCTTGGTCGTCAGTTTGAGGTGCAAGTCCAACCAGAACTGCATGCCATCTACTTAATGGATGTGACTGAAACTAGTAAAGTGGTCAAAGCATATGAAGATGGTCAATTAGTCATTGGTATTATTTCATTGGATAACTACGATGAGGTGACCGAACGGATGTCTGATTCAGAAATTTCAGCCTTACGTTCTTATGCGACCAGTGCCATTACGGACTGGATGATGGCACACGATATCTATGTGCGGAGCTTAGCAGCGGATCGTTTTTTGATGATTGGGTATCGGGAAGGTTTGCGCCAAGCTGAAAATGACAAATTTAATTTGTTAAATGAAATTCGGGAAGCCACTTCGGCACAAAATACGCCATTAACCTTAAGTATTGGTATTTCATATCATGAAGACACCATTGAAGCCATTGCCCAAGGCGCCCAAACCCAATTGGATTTGGCGCTCGGTCGTGGTGGCGATCAAGTTGTCGTGAAGGGGTCACAAGCCGACGCCAGGTTTTATGGTGGTAATACTAATCCAATGGCTAAGCGTACCCGTGTTCGGGCACGGGTGATTTCTCAAGCGTTAACTGAATTGATGACGCAAGCGGATAATGTGATGGTGGTTGGCCACCAACGCGCTGATATGGATTCAATTGGTGCTGCCTTGGGTGTCCGGCGGCTGGCACGCATGGTCGGTATGGATGCTTGGGTGGTGACGAATAATGATGTGGCTAAGATGCATGCAGATATGCAGCAGTTGCATCAAGAACTAATGAATGAGCCACGGGATGCCGAAGCCTTGATTAATGAAGAAGCGGCTTTGAATTTGGTAACCCCAAATACCCTGCTTGTATTAGTTGATCATTCAAAACCATCAATTACCGAAAGTCCAGCCCTCTTGGAGCTTTTGCCAGATCGGTTGGTGATTATTGATCATCATCGACGAGGTGAGGAGTTCCCCGAAAATTCATTGTTAACTTACATTGAGTCATATGCATCATCTACGTCGGAACTAGTGACTGAATTATTTGAATATCAGCCACGTAAAGCACAAGGGCTCTCACGGATTGAGGCCACCACTTTGTTGGCCGGTATTCAACTCGATACAAAGTCATTTACATTACGGGCTGGGACGCGAACTTTTGATGCGGCCAGTTATTTGCGCTCTGTGGGTGCTGATGGTAATTTAATTCAGAACTTTATGAAAGACACCATGGCGGATTATCGCGATAAGTCCCATTTGATTGAAATGGTCAAGATGCATGGGGATGCAGCGATTGTCGTTGCTGAAGACGATGTGATTTATGATTCAGTGGTGGTGGCCCAAGCAGCCGATGCGTTGCTACAAATCATTGGGGTGGCCTGTTCGTTTGTCATTGCCCGGCGTGATGCTGAAACCGTGGCGATCTCAGCCCGGTCGACTGGGACCAAAAGTGTCCAAATCATTATGGAACAGATGGGTGGTGGTGGTCACTTGAGCAATGCCGCGACCCAGGTAAAAGATCAAACAACGACTGAAGTGGCTGAAACGTTACGCGAGTTATTGACGGCAAGTCGTGAAGAAGTAGAATAG
- the rplI gene encoding 50S ribosomal protein L9 yields the protein MKVIFLEDVKGRGKKGEIKEVPDGYANNFLIKGKKAEVATNANVSALRGQKKAADREAAEEQAAAEALKAKLEDDQTVVELKAKAGADGRLFGAISSKQVVEALDKQYGIKVDKRKMDMKEPIRALGYRSISVKLHKAVEATIRVHTDEL from the coding sequence ATGAAGGTTATCTTTTTGGAAGATGTTAAAGGCCGTGGTAAAAAGGGTGAAATTAAAGAAGTGCCCGATGGCTATGCCAATAACTTTTTGATTAAGGGTAAGAAAGCTGAAGTTGCTACGAATGCGAATGTGTCAGCCTTACGTGGGCAGAAGAAAGCAGCTGATCGTGAAGCAGCTGAAGAACAAGCCGCGGCCGAAGCTCTGAAGGCCAAGTTAGAAGATGACCAGACAGTAGTTGAATTAAAAGCTAAGGCCGGTGCTGATGGGCGCCTATTTGGTGCCATCTCATCAAAGCAAGTAGTCGAAGCACTCGACAAGCAATATGGCATCAAAGTTGATAAGCGTAAAATGGATATGAAGGAACCAATCCGCGCATTGGGTTACCGGAGTATCTCAGTTAAATTGCACAAAGCGGTTGAAGCAACGATTCGTGTGCACACTGACGAATTATAA
- a CDS encoding PolC-type DNA polymerase III: MALSAKEQFQVLLKQLEIEELQTTLTETALSEVIVHETSHIWQFVFQMPALPSVRDLALLTQRLQIAFSQIAQVTFQLELTDQPNLSQIVDYWAWVLQQHQNESGAFRNAFNHVMPALVDTEIRLTFDSEIWAKYARDSGLPIILQTYQQLGVRRQIPFTITVDADLHAQSMAQMREKRAAEDRQLAANAQNQIQEQAKAREDHELKTAKATVTEKQMGKPINGNVDITRMADVTMEERSVVFEGYIFGSEIKELKNDMKLATLKISDYSSSFLLKKFIRNEEELTFLEGLKKGAWVRARGPIQEDNFSHDLTMMVRDIDLVQHASRQDTYQGQEKRVDLHTHSIMSTMDATNSIGQYIKTAASWGMNGLAITDTAGAQGFPEAASTARDINKGRQAVAKKNAIASGISEDDQVGIQGYIKEHVTPFKMIYGVEVNLVEDGQQIALNTTDVQLDSAQYVVFDVETTGLSPAYDKVIQLSAVKMERGMVIDEFDEYLDPGEPLSHKIIEITHITDDMLVGSRSEAEVFADFRAWTGDAIMVGHNVIDFDVPMVNNAYIRNGMPPIQNVVIDTLNLAHFLYPEMRRFTLGTLAKRLGVPLEQAHNAIYDAAATGQVNFKMLNDAKERYGVERASQLNEHITENDSWQHERPKHATVLVKEQQGVKNLYKLISASNTQYLFRQPRVLRSLLNQYREGLLIGTGDSSGEFWEGLERKGKAFAKQIATYYDYIEIQPLAAYSIELQREMIRDEGRLRELIKQAIAIGEELGKPVVVTGDAHYLNPEDAIYRKILINSQGGANMLNRYELPALHFRTTQELLDEFSFLGADIAQQIVVHNTNVVADMIENVEAIKSGNYPPNMPTANQEMHDRTYETAYKMYGKPLPLQIEARIERELDSIINNGFSVIYLVAQRLVAKSNKDGYLVGSRGSVGSSLAALLAGITEVNALPPHYRSATGDYVEFVDPRDYESGYDIPEKASPIDHTRLLGDGHNIPFETFLGFLGNKVPDIDLNFSGDYQPFAHNYMKSLFGENNVFRAGTIATVADKTAFGYVKAYERDHELQLRGPEIERLAQGATGVKRTTGQHPAGILIVPDDMEIFDFTPIQFPADDIHATWRTTHFDFHSIHDNILKMDILGHDDPTMIRALQDMSGIDPQTIPMNDQGVMSLFRSTEALGVTPDQIFSKTGTLGVPEFGTNFVRGMLQETNPTNYSELLQISGLSHGTDVWRGNADELIQQGKATIATVIGTRDKIMTDLINWGVNPESSFQIMEKVRKGKGISDEYQAEMRAAGVPEWYIESGLKIKYMFPRAHAAAYVLMALRIAYFKVYFPMLYYAAYFSVRASNFDIVAMAHGLSTTKARIQEIHKAGLDASAKDRDLVTVLELANEAMERGFKFGMVDLYKSDSEQWIIDGHTLIAPFNAVPSLGDNVAKKIIAARAEGEFLSKEDLAKRGGVSQTLMTFFEANGVLEGMPDENQLALF, encoded by the coding sequence ATGGCATTAAGTGCAAAGGAGCAGTTTCAAGTACTGCTAAAGCAACTAGAGATTGAAGAGCTGCAAACGACTTTAACCGAAACCGCGTTAAGTGAAGTTATCGTCCATGAAACTTCACACATCTGGCAGTTTGTATTTCAGATGCCAGCTCTGCCAAGTGTGCGAGATTTGGCATTGCTTACTCAGCGCCTGCAAATCGCTTTCTCACAGATTGCACAAGTAACCTTTCAATTGGAACTTACTGATCAACCTAATTTATCGCAAATCGTTGACTATTGGGCATGGGTCTTACAACAACATCAAAATGAATCGGGCGCCTTTCGAAATGCCTTTAATCATGTCATGCCAGCGTTGGTTGATACAGAAATTCGGCTGACATTTGATTCAGAAATTTGGGCTAAATATGCGCGTGACAGTGGCTTGCCAATCATTTTGCAGACGTACCAACAGTTGGGGGTCCGGCGACAAATTCCATTTACGATAACCGTTGATGCCGACCTACATGCGCAATCTATGGCACAAATGCGTGAAAAGCGCGCCGCTGAGGATCGTCAATTGGCGGCAAATGCGCAAAACCAAATTCAAGAGCAAGCGAAGGCACGCGAAGATCATGAGCTGAAAACAGCCAAAGCAACCGTTACCGAAAAACAAATGGGTAAACCAATTAATGGCAATGTCGACATTACCCGGATGGCTGACGTGACCATGGAAGAACGATCAGTTGTTTTTGAGGGTTATATTTTTGGTTCTGAAATTAAAGAATTAAAAAATGACATGAAATTGGCGACTTTAAAGATTTCCGATTATTCATCATCCTTCTTACTGAAGAAGTTCATTCGTAATGAAGAAGAATTAACCTTCTTAGAAGGGCTGAAAAAAGGGGCTTGGGTTCGAGCCCGCGGTCCCATCCAAGAAGATAACTTTTCCCATGATTTGACAATGATGGTCCGGGATATCGATCTGGTACAACATGCATCACGTCAGGATACTTATCAAGGACAGGAAAAACGAGTTGATTTGCATACCCATTCAATCATGTCGACCATGGATGCAACTAACTCAATTGGCCAGTACATCAAAACAGCCGCTAGTTGGGGGATGAATGGCCTGGCAATCACAGACACCGCTGGTGCACAGGGCTTCCCCGAGGCGGCAAGCACCGCGCGCGATATCAACAAAGGGCGGCAAGCAGTGGCCAAAAAGAATGCCATTGCTAGTGGGATTTCCGAAGATGATCAGGTCGGTATTCAGGGCTATATCAAGGAACATGTGACGCCATTTAAGATGATTTATGGCGTTGAGGTCAACCTTGTGGAAGATGGCCAGCAGATCGCCTTGAATACGACTGATGTGCAGCTGGATAGTGCCCAGTATGTCGTGTTCGACGTGGAAACCACGGGTCTATCACCTGCGTACGATAAAGTTATCCAATTGTCGGCGGTTAAAATGGAACGTGGGATGGTCATCGATGAGTTTGATGAATATCTTGATCCAGGTGAGCCATTAAGTCATAAAATTATCGAAATCACGCACATTACCGATGATATGTTGGTTGGATCGCGTTCCGAAGCGGAAGTTTTTGCCGATTTCCGTGCCTGGACTGGGGATGCCATCATGGTCGGACACAACGTGATCGATTTTGATGTGCCGATGGTGAATAATGCCTATATTCGCAATGGCATGCCGCCAATCCAAAACGTGGTGATTGACACCCTGAATCTGGCCCATTTTCTGTATCCAGAGATGCGCAGATTCACCTTAGGCACGTTGGCTAAACGGTTAGGAGTGCCTTTGGAGCAGGCGCACAATGCCATTTATGATGCCGCCGCCACGGGTCAGGTTAATTTCAAAATGCTAAATGATGCCAAAGAACGTTACGGCGTTGAACGGGCATCACAGTTAAATGAACATATTACCGAGAATGATTCCTGGCAACATGAACGGCCCAAGCATGCGACTGTGCTGGTCAAAGAGCAACAAGGGGTCAAAAATCTTTATAAGCTGATTTCAGCTTCGAATACGCAATATCTCTTCCGCCAACCACGTGTGCTACGGTCACTCTTGAATCAATATCGGGAGGGATTATTAATTGGAACCGGAGATAGCTCTGGTGAATTCTGGGAAGGGTTGGAGCGTAAGGGCAAGGCTTTTGCTAAGCAAATTGCTACTTATTACGATTATATTGAGATCCAACCACTGGCAGCCTATTCGATTGAGTTACAACGGGAAATGATCCGGGACGAAGGCCGGTTGCGTGAGTTGATTAAACAAGCCATCGCGATCGGGGAGGAGTTAGGTAAGCCAGTTGTTGTGACTGGGGATGCGCACTATCTGAATCCAGAAGATGCGATTTACCGGAAGATTTTGATTAATTCACAAGGTGGCGCTAACATGCTGAACCGGTATGAATTACCCGCGTTGCATTTTAGGACGACGCAAGAATTGTTGGACGAGTTTAGTTTCTTGGGCGCTGACATTGCGCAACAAATTGTCGTGCATAATACCAATGTGGTTGCTGACATGATTGAAAATGTTGAGGCGATTAAGTCAGGGAACTATCCGCCTAATATGCCAACGGCTAATCAAGAAATGCATGATCGTACTTATGAAACGGCTTATAAGATGTATGGTAAGCCCCTGCCACTCCAGATTGAAGCACGTATTGAACGTGAGCTTGATTCTATTATTAATAATGGTTTCTCGGTGATTTACTTGGTGGCGCAACGTTTGGTGGCGAAATCAAACAAAGATGGTTATCTGGTCGGATCACGTGGTTCCGTGGGCTCTTCATTAGCCGCTTTGCTGGCCGGCATTACGGAAGTAAATGCGTTACCGCCACACTATCGTAGTGCAACCGGTGATTATGTTGAGTTTGTTGATCCGCGTGACTATGAGTCTGGGTATGATATCCCAGAAAAGGCGTCGCCAATTGACCATACACGGTTACTCGGTGACGGTCACAATATTCCGTTTGAAACTTTCTTGGGCTTTTTGGGGAACAAGGTGCCTGATATTGATTTGAATTTCTCAGGGGACTATCAGCCATTCGCCCATAATTATATGAAGTCTTTGTTTGGGGAAAATAACGTTTTCCGTGCCGGGACGATTGCGACAGTTGCCGATAAGACGGCCTTTGGTTACGTGAAGGCCTACGAGCGAGATCATGAATTACAATTACGTGGTCCTGAAATTGAACGGTTAGCTCAAGGGGCAACTGGGGTGAAGCGCACTACGGGTCAGCATCCGGCTGGTATTTTGATTGTGCCAGATGATATGGAGATCTTTGACTTTACGCCAATCCAATTTCCGGCAGATGATATTCATGCTACCTGGCGGACCACCCACTTTGATTTCCATTCGATTCACGATAACATTTTGAAGATGGATATTCTGGGCCATGATGATCCGACGATGATTCGTGCCTTACAGGATATGTCCGGTATTGATCCGCAAACCATTCCCATGAATGATCAAGGTGTGATGAGTTTGTTCCGTTCTACTGAAGCCTTGGGTGTCACGCCGGACCAAATTTTCTCAAAAACAGGTACCCTTGGTGTCCCAGAATTTGGGACTAACTTTGTCCGGGGAATGTTGCAAGAGACTAATCCGACGAATTATTCAGAACTGCTGCAAATTTCAGGTTTGTCGCACGGAACGGATGTTTGGCGTGGGAATGCCGATGAATTGATTCAACAAGGCAAGGCGACGATTGCAACAGTTATCGGAACCCGTGACAAGATCATGACCGACTTAATTAACTGGGGGGTTAACCCAGAGTCATCATTCCAAATCATGGAAAAAGTGCGTAAGGGCAAGGGCATCTCTGATGAGTACCAAGCCGAAATGCGAGCTGCGGGTGTTCCTGAATGGTATATCGAATCAGGTTTAAAGATTAAGTACATGTTCCCACGGGCCCACGCGGCAGCGTACGTCTTAATGGCGTTGCGGATTGCTTACTTCAAGGTGTATTTTCCAATGTTATACTATGCGGCGTACTTCTCAGTGCGGGCAAGTAACTTTGACATTGTCGCGATGGCACATGGGTTGAGTACCACTAAGGCTCGTATTCAAGAAATTCATAAAGCTGGGTTAGACGCCTCAGCGAAGGATCGTGACTTAGTAACGGTCTTGGAGTTGGCAAATGAAGCAATGGAACGGGGCTTCAAATTTGGCATGGTCGATTTATATAAATCGGACTCGGAACAGTGGATTATTGATGGCCATACATTGATTGCACCGTTTAACGCAGTGCCTAGTTTGGGTGATAACGTTGCTAAGAAAATCATCGCGGCGCGTGCTGAAGGTGAATTCCTTTCAAAGGAAGATTTAGCTAAGCGCGGGGGCGTCTCGCAAACCCTGATGACGTTCTTTGAGGCTAATGGTGTGTTAGAGGGTATGCCTGATGAAAATCAGTTAGCCTTGTTCTAA